The genomic DNA CTGTATGTGGCGCTGGCCCGCGGCGAGCGGTCCGCCGCCGACCGCGCCCAGGCGCTCCTCGACGGGCCGTCCGAGTGGATGGCCACGCTCGTGGCCGGCATCGTGCTGACCGACGCCGCGGCCCTGCGGGGCGATCCGGAGGCGGCCGTCGAGCGCGTCCACGGCACGCTGGCCGCGCTGGCCGACGGCGCGGTCAACGAGCGCCCGGACGTCGGCGTACGGCTTGCCGCGCTCGCCCTGGCCGCGGTCGCCGACGCGGCCGAGGAGGCGCGCCTGACCGGCGACGCGGCGACCGTCCGCCGCTGGACGGACACCGCGGCCGAGCTGCTGGAGCTGGCCCGCACCACGGCCGACCGGGGCGAGGACGGAACCGAGCAGGGCCCCGAGGGCGTGGCCTGGCTGGCCCGCGCCGAGGCGGAGTGGACGCGCACGGTGTCCGGTCCGGACGTGGTGGTGTGGGAGAAGGCGGTGACCGCGTTCGCGTACGGCGATCCGTACGAGCGGGCGCGTTGCCGGCGCCGGCTGGCTCAGGCGCTGCTCGCGGCGGGCCGTCGCGAGGAGGCCGCCGAGCAGGCCCGGGCGGTCCGCGAGACCGCCACCCTCCTCGGCGCCGCGCCCCTGCTCGACGCCGTGGAGACGCTCGTCCGCCGCGGCCGCCTCGCCGAGACCTCACCCGCGGCGGACGGCACCGCGGTACTGACGGCCCGGGAGAACGACGTACTCCGACTGCTGGCCCGCGGCCGCACCAACCGGCAGATCGGTGAGGAGCTGTTCATCACGGGCAAGACGGCGAGCGTCCACGTCTCCAACATCCTGGCGAAGCTGAGCGCGGCGAGCCGCACGGAAGCCGTCGTGATCGCGTACCGGGAGGGGCTGCTCGAACCGGAGCCGACCTGACGGCTCACCCGAGCGCTCCACGGCCCGCGCAACACAGTGGGGGCCCGGCCACCACAGGTGACCGGGCCCCCACTTCCGTACGACGAACCGTCAGATCCCGTACGACGAACCGTCAGACGAGGTTGACCGACCGCGCCGAGGTCGCGCCGATCTCCTCCGCCAGCTCCGTCAGCACGTTCTGCGACACGGTGTCGTCGACCGTGAGCACCGCGAGGGCCTCGCCGCCGGCGACCGCGCGGGACACCTGCATGCCCGCGATGTTGATGCCGGCCCCGCCGAGGATGCGGCCGAGCGTGCCGACCACACCCGGGCGGTCCGTGTACTTGAGGACGACCATGTGGTCGGCGAGCGCCAGATCCACGTCGTACTCGCCGACGGCCACGATCTTCTGGTGGTGCTTCGGACCGGCCAGCGTGCCGGAGACCGACACCTCCTCGCCGTTGCCGAGCGTGCCGCGCACGGTGATGACGTTGCGGTGGTCCGAGGACTCCGAGCTGGTCGTCAGGCGGACCTCGACGCCGCGCTCCTGCGCGAACAGCGGGGCGTTGACGTACGACACGGTCTCGTCGACGACATCCTCGAACACGCCCTTGAGCGCGGAGAGTTCGAGCACCTTCACGTCGTGCTGGGTGATCTCGCCGTACACCTCGACGTCGAGGCGGACCGCGACCTCGCCCGAGAGGGCGGTGAAGATGCGGCCGAGCTTCTCGGCGAGCGGCAGGCCCGGCTTGACGTCCTCGGCGATGACGCCGCCCTGGACGTTCACCGCGTCCGGGACCAGCTCACCGGCGAGGGCGAGACGGACGGACCGGGCGACGGAGATACCGGCCTTCTCCTGCGCCTCGTCCGTGGAAGCACCGAGGTGCGGGGTGCAGACGACCTCGTCGAGCTCGAAGAGCGGGGAGTCCGTGCAGGGCTCCTTCGCGTACACGTCGAGGCCGGCACCGGCGACGCGGCCCTCCTTGAGCGCCGAGAACAGCGCCTCCTCGTCGACGATCCCGCCGCGCGCGGCGTTGACGACGCGCACCGTCGGCTTGACCTTGCGCAGCGCCTCGTCGCCGATGAGACCGAGGGTCTCGGGGGTCTTCGGCAGGTGCACGGTGATGAAGTCGGAGACC from Streptomyces avermitilis MA-4680 = NBRC 14893 includes the following:
- the serA gene encoding phosphoglycerate dehydrogenase → MSSKPVVLIAEELSPATVDALGPDFEIRHCNGADRAELLPAIADVDAILIRSATKVDAEAVAAAKKLKVVARAGVGLDNVDVSAATKAGVMVVNAPTSNIVTAAELACGLLLATARNIPQANSALKNGEWKRSKYTGVELAEKTLGVVGLGRIGALVAQRMSAFGMKVVAYDPYVQPARAAQMGVKVLSLDELLEVSDFITVHLPKTPETLGLIGDEALRKVKPTVRVVNAARGGIVDEEALFSALKEGRVAGAGLDVYAKEPCTDSPLFELDEVVCTPHLGASTDEAQEKAGISVARSVRLALAGELVPDAVNVQGGVIAEDVKPGLPLAEKLGRIFTALSGEVAVRLDVEVYGEITQHDVKVLELSALKGVFEDVVDETVSYVNAPLFAQERGVEVRLTTSSESSDHRNVITVRGTLGNGEEVSVSGTLAGPKHHQKIVAVGEYDVDLALADHMVVLKYTDRPGVVGTLGRILGGAGINIAGMQVSRAVAGGEALAVLTVDDTVSQNVLTELAEEIGATSARSVNLV